A DNA window from Arachis hypogaea cultivar Tifrunner chromosome 18, arahy.Tifrunner.gnm2.J5K5, whole genome shotgun sequence contains the following coding sequences:
- the LOC112770004 gene encoding uncharacterized protein: MKCTLFGDLVDKALGLFDKDDGQPIILVAQFFKPNFYLNKVNDQNSLYASYLFFNPEIPNVLAFKNRLIKRGDLKAQCINYIQSHPVNSISDELHGGSLLITTIEEVLDKTNEASCWIIATVVSIEVGGNDWYYDLCKSSPRKVKENKGCYSCEHCGKVGFNAPLRYHLHVITTDGTVCIGLIIWKQEAKLGVGKFARKVKDLSRGENVACYPKVLDSIINKKFLFKLSIMKKNLTSIDQVYNVVKISDDDTLIALYESQSCSIDMVGVDQSVSNLLPAFFTNEVESDVHSAAVVSLSKDSGSESIF; encoded by the exons ATGAAGTGCACCCTCTTTGGTGACTTGGTTGACAAAGCCCTTGGCTTATTTGATAAAGATGATGGTCAGCCTATTATCTTGGTGGCACAATTCTTTAAGCCTAATTTCTATCTCAATAAGGTCAATGATCAAAATAGCCTTTATGCCTCTTACCTGTTTTTTAACCCTGAGATCCCCAATGTTCTTGCATTCAAGAATAG GTTAATAAAGAGAGGTGATCTAAAGGCTCAGTGTATTAATTATATACAGAGCCATCCCGTAAATTCAATTAGTGATGAGTTGCATGGTGGTTCCTTACTAATCACTACTATTGAGGAAGTCTTGGACAAAACAAAT GAAGCTTCATGTTGGATAATAGCCACTGTGGTTTCTATTGAAGTTGGTGGAAATGATTGGTATTATGATTTGTGCAAGAGTTCTCCCAGAAAGGTGAAGGAGAATAAAGGTTGTTATTCGTGTGAGCATTGCGGTAAAGTTGGTTTCAATGCTCCTCTGAG GTATCATCTTCATGTTATTACTACTGATGGTACTGTTTGTATTGGCCTAATCATTTGGAAGCAAGAGGCAAAACTGGGTGTTGGAAAGTTTGCAAGAAAAGTCAAAGACCTCagt AGAGGAGAAAATGTGGCATGCTATCCCAAAGTTTTGGATAGCATTATAAACAAGAAATTTCTGTTTAAATTGTCCATTATGAAAAAAAATCTCACCTCAATCGATCAAGTGTATAATGTAGTTAAGATCAGTGATGATGACACACTCATAGCCCTTTATGAGTCCCAGTCTTGCTCTATAGATATGGTG GGAGTTGACCAAAGTGTTTCCAATCTATTGCCTGCATTCTTTACTAATGAGGTTGAGTCTGATGTACATTCTGCTGCAGTTGTGTCTTTATCTAAG GATTCAGGTTCGGAGAGCATTTTTTAG